In Vanessa tameamea isolate UH-Manoa-2023 chromosome 19, ilVanTame1 primary haplotype, whole genome shotgun sequence, one genomic interval encodes:
- the LOC113396058 gene encoding uncharacterized protein LOC113396058, whose translation MKFSLTFLTLVALSYSAPQPRKLFHEHFEDFKEVISKEVDHELKYLVEHYLEFEEFRASLDYIGSDDFKKLIFKMEELPEFEAVVDFLESNNLDMQYFLDAFSTNLEYVQRGNLRHEVSGRDMSSLIRDCTNIYPKAKLAALYEEKLAEDDDFRRAMESFETEEWDKLYTALWANETFLKEVETLKENGIEVSYKMKVAIAFLALVAVACSAPQPRVLFHEHFEEFSRLIGDEAADDLNHLVEHYLEFEEFQMSLDYLITPNFRNLVYEMEDLPEFKAVVEYLETHYIDINYFINAINNFVDDVQRRTLRHEVSGRDMSSFIKDSIDAFPKAKLTALYEQKMAEDDLFRNAMESFETEEWKELYSALWQNETFLKEVEILKENGIDVEIVLLEAQAVLGIY comes from the exons ATGAAGTTCTCCCTAACATTCCTCACTTTGGTAGCACTCAGCTATTCAGCTCCTCAACCAAGGAAGCTGTTCCATGAACATTTTGAAGATTTCAAGGAAGTCATTAGTAAGGAAGTTGATCATGAGTTAAAATACTTGGTAGAACACTACCTGGAGTTTGAAGAGTTCCGTGCTTCTCTTGACTATATTGGCTCCGACGACTTTAAGAAATTGATTTTCAAAATGGAAGAATTACCCGAATTTGAAGCC GTAGTAGACTTTCTAGAAAGTAATAACCTAGATATGCAATACTTCCTTGACGCTTTTAGCACTAACCTTG aATACGTTCAAAGAGGAAATCTTCGTCACGAGGTCAGTGGCCGTGATATGTCTTCTCTTATCAGAGACTGTACCAATATTTACCCTAAAGCTAAACTAGCTGCTCTTTATGAAGAGAAGTTGGCTGAAGATGATGACTTCAGACGTGCCATGGAAAGCTTCGAAACCGAGGAATGGGATAAACTGTACACCGCTCTCTGGGCGAATGAAACCTTCCTGAAGGAAGTCGAAACTCTTAAAGAAAATGGAATCGAAGTTTCG TACAAGATGAAGGTCGCTATCGCATTCCTCGCTCTGGTCGCTGTCGCTTGTTCAGCTCCTCAACCAAGGGTTCTGTTCCATGAACATTTTGAAGAGTTCAGCCGACTCATTGGAGATGAAGCTGCTGACGATTTAAATCACTTGGTAGAACATTACTTGGAGTTCGAAGAGTTCCAAATGTCTCTCGATTACCTTATTACCCCAAACTTCAGGAATTTGGTTTACGAGATGGAAGACTTACCCGAATTTAAAGCT GTTGTGGAGTACCTCGAGACTCATTACATCGACATTAATTACTTCATCAATGCTATCAATAATTTTGTTG atGATGTTCAAAGAAGAACTCTCCGTCACGAGGTCAGCGGCCGTGATATGTCATCTTTTATCAAAGACAGCATCGATGCCTTCCCCAAGGCAAAATTGACTGCTCTGTATGAACAGAAAATGGCTGAAGATGATCTATTCAGAAATGCCATGGAAAGCTTCGAAACCGAGGAATGGAAAGAGTTGTACAGCGCTCTCTGGCAAAACGAGACATTCCTGAAGGAAGTTGAAATCTTAAAAGAAAATGGAATCGATGTTGAGATTGTTCTGCTTGAAGCTCAAGCCGTTCTAGGAATTTACTAA